AGCTAATCCCGCTGGCAATGAACAGGTGGATTTACTAAAACTTTCCACATCAGCAATGAGAGCAGTGAGAGGGCGTCGCATCGCCATGATTTTTCAAGAGCCCATGACATCGCTCAATCCAGTTTACACCATCGGAGATCAAATTATCGAAGCCGTTTCTCTCCACGAACATCTTTCAAAGCGAGAAATGAAAAAGAAGGCCATTGAAATGTTAAAGTTGGTGGGAATTCCCGCCGCTGAAAAACGCGTGGACGATTATCCACATCAATTATCTGGTGGCATGCGTCAACGTGTCATGATTTCTATAGCGCTTTCTTGTAAGCCAGATATTTTGATTGCTGATGAACCTACGACAGCACTTGATGTGACCATTCAAGCCCAGATTTTGGAATTGATTTTGGAGCTCAAAGAAAAATTGGGAATGGCGCTGATCCTTATTTCACACGATCTTGGTGTTATTGCGGAAGTGGCTGAACGAGTTTTAATTATGTATGCAGGAAAAATTGTGGAAGAAGGAAAAACCAGCGAAATTTTTGATCGTCCGTTGCATCCTTATACCCAAGGCTTAATGAACACACTTCCAGAACGAGCAGATTTGCGGCACAAAGGACATTTGCCCACTATTCCAGGACACGTTCCAAGTCTTATTCACTTGCCGCTTGGATGTTCTTTTCAAGAACGTTGTGCTTATGTGCAAACTGATTGTCGCCAGCAGCCTATTCCTGATGACCCTTGTCATACGGGAAGGCTTGTAAGATGTTTGCATGTGCCAGGAATTTAGATTAGGAAAAGAGTTTTGGAAAAAACATGAAACCCATTCTTGAAATAAAAAATCTTGTAAAACATTTTCCCGTAAAAGGCGGAATCTTTTCACGTTCCCATGAATTTGTGCATGCAGTAGATGGAGTGAGTTTCGATATCTTGCCTGGCGAAACGTTTGGCTTGGTGGGAGAAAGTGGTTGCGGCAAATCTACAGTGGCTCAGCTTTTGCTTCGATTGCTTGAACCAGATGCGGGAAGTATTTTTTTTGACGGTCACGACATTTCACACCTTTCGCACAAGCAGATGAAGCCGTTGCGAAGAGAGATGCAGATTATTTTTCAAGATCCGTATGCTTCTTTAAATCCACGCATGATGGTGCAAGAAATTTTGATGGAGCCGTTTCTGATTCACAAGATTGGGAATCGTGCCGAAAGAGAAAAACGCGTTGCAGAACTTTTAGACAAAGTTGGTCTTCCCGAAAGTGCCGCTTCACGCTATCCCCACGAGTTTTCTGGTGGGCAACGCCAACGCATTGGTATTGCACGAGCCATTGCCTTGAAGCCAAAGTTGATTGTAGCCGATGAACCTGTTTCAGCTTTAGATGTTTCCATCCGCGGAGAAATTATCAACCTTCTTCTCGACTTGCAGAAAGAAGAGGGGCTTTCGTATCTTTTTATTTCGCATGATCTTCGCCTTGTAGAGCATATTAGTCATCGCATTGCGGTGATGTATTTGGGGAAAATTGTGGAAACCTTTCCAGCGGAAGCCTTGGGAACGGCGAAGCATCCTTATACGCATGCGCTTGTTTCAGCTGTGCCAAAAGCAAATCCGAACGAGAAGAAAAAAAGAATTTTGCTTTCTGGCGATGTGCCTTCTCCGTTGCATCCTCCATCTGCGTGTTCCTTTCATCCTCGATGTAAGTGGGCTAAAGAAGTTTGTTCTCAAGTAACGCCAGTTTTTGAAGCGTATCAACAAAACCAGTTTGCAGCTTGCCATTTTAAAGAAACTATACCTCCTCTTTCGGAGGAATTGTTTAAAGGATGATGTTTATGATTCGTAAAACTGCTCTCATTGTTTCCATGTTCATGTTTGTTTCTCTTTTGACCTCGCCAGTGTTTGCCAAAAAGAGAAGTAAGGTCATGACGGTTGATGCAGGTGTTCCGCTTGAGCGTTATGGTTTTGCCGTGGATGCAAGTTATGACCCCAGGCTCGATAATCTTGTTCCGGGATATCGAGTGATTAATGTGGCGGTGGTGAATAATTCGTTCAACATTATCCGACTCGATTCAGCAAAGGATAAGTGGTACGTGAAAATGAGGGGAGAGAGAAAACAAGTTGAGGCTCTCATTAACCTCAGAGATTTAGACCTTGAAGCTTGGAGCCAAGTTCCTGAAGCGGCAAAACCTCTTCTTTCCTATCCGCTTGCCATTCCTATTGGAGCGCGACTTGTGATTGATATATTTGTCCCTGAAAAAGTGGATCTCTCTTCTTTGAGTATTTTGGGCATGCATATAGCTTACTTAGGACAGCCTGTTGAAGTAAGGCTTGAGAAGTAATTTTTTTTACAGCCTGTGCCAGAAATGCGTCTTTTTTTGCTCTTCCGGGTGAAAACTTATCTTTTAAAGAATTTTCAATTTTTCCCATTAATTCCTTGTAATTCATCAAGTTAACAAAGTTTTCTCATTTTCCCTTCCTTCCCCCTTCTTTCTGGAGGGTTTTTTTAAACCCTTTTCAATCTTTGGGTGAAAAAACATCCGTTTTCAAGTGTTTGAATATATTATGTTATTTTAGAAAATAGCTTGTTTAGGTTATGGCACACTCATTGCTCTCTTAGGGTTATTCGGGGAGCAAGAATATGTCGTTTTCAAGCCTACGGGCTCACATTAACCCTTTCGTACTTCTCCTGCTGTTTTTATCGGTTTCGGCTTGCGGTGGATCTTCGGGCTCTGCGAGCAGTAGTTCAAAAAACACTACTACGGGAGGAGTTGGGGTTTCGAATACGGTTTCATCTCCAGGAGAAATGACGGTTGGAGATATGTATTCATTGCAGCTTACAAGCGGTGATACCGAGGAAGTAAGTTTTGACGGCGTAGATTCTAGCGCCCAGTTTATTATGATTGTGGGAAATACCAAAGAAGGGGGAACGGGCTCTTTGGTTCAAGCTTCAAATGATCTTTCGCTTGCTGATCTTTCTTCAAAATCCCTTATTCCTGAGCTTGATGAAGAGAGCGACACAAGTGTGGATGATGATGGAGATGAAGAAACCGAATACGGTGCATCAGCAGTGTTTGATGCCTGGCTGAGAGCGGCCGAGTCGGATGTTGCTCTTGAGGAAGGGTGGCTTGATCCTTCGCCAACGCTTGGAAAAGGTGTGAGCAAATCTGTGATTGTGGGAGACAGTGAAACGTTTCGAGTCCTTTCAAGTTTAAGTTCAGTTACTGCTTATGTGGAAGTTGATGCTACCGCAAAATATGTTGGAGACAACATTATCTTTTATCTCGATGACAGAGCGGATGATTCACATTTATCTGCCTCAGACATCATCACCTTGGGTGACATGTATGATGATATGGCCGGAACTGAGTTCAGCATTTTAGGAGACGCCTCCGATGTGGATGGCGATGGGAAGGTGGCGATCCTTGCAACCTTCCAGCTGAATATTCTTTCGGAAGCTGCTTCAGGTATTATTACAGGATACAACTTTAGTGCCGATGTGCATCCGCGTTCTGGAAGTAACCCGGCCTCAAATGAACGTGAAATTGTGTATCAAATCATGTGCGATCCCAACGGAGATTATGGCCCCACCATTAGCAAAAGCTTTTGCCTCAGCAATTTATTGCCGGCGGTGTTTCCGCATGAGCTCCAGCATTCTATCAATTATAACCAACACGTTTTCGTGAGTGGTGGAAGTATAGAACAAAGCTGGCTCAATGAAGCCATTTCACATTTTATGGAAGATTATTTTGGATACGGAAATGAAAACCCATCTCGTTACGCGTTGTACCTGAATAACACGGCTACTACTGGTATCGTCACCACTTCATCTCCAAGTCTTTATGAGCGTGGTGGTGGCTATCTCTTTTTGCGTTTCTTGTACGAGCAATCAGGGAAAAGTACTACTTTCTTACAAAGCCTTGAACAAACTTCACTGCGAGGCACAGAAAATATTGAAGCGGCCTTTGGTGGTGCAGCAGATTTTGATCAATTTTCAGAATTCTTCGGACGATGGAGTGTGGCGCTTGCAATGACCAATGCTGGAGTGACAAGAGATAGCCGATACATTTTTGAAGATCGTACATACAATTCAACAACGGGAAATTGGGAAGGTGTTTGTCTTTCCTGTGATGCTGATGATAATCGAGGAACAACATTGACGGGAGTAAGAACGTATTCTCACACTTCATATTCCTCAGCTAGTCTTGATTCTTCTGCAGCCAAATTTTATACCATTTCATCACCACCAAGCACGCTTTCTTTTTCGGGTACTTCAGATAACGATTACATTTTGTTGATCCGCACGGAATAATCTTTCTTCTTTACGCTCTGCTCCTCCTTGATTATAAGCCCTAAAATATGCATCCCATCCTTTTTCACATTCCCTTTTTAGGAAATTTTGCACTTCACAGTTATGGTTTAATGATTGCCACCGGTGTGTTCATGGCACTTTTGTGGGCCAAGCATGATGCAAAAGTCCGTGGGCAAAATCCCGATACGGTAGTTGATTTTGTTTTCTATCTTCTTTTTTCGGGAATGATTGGCGCCAGACTTCATTATGTTTTGGTTTCGGATTGGGAAAGCTTTTCGGCCAATCCACTTTTCTTCTTTCAGATTTGGAAGGGTGGGCTTTCGTTTTATGGTGGCGTCATTACAGCGTTTGCGGCCTCGTTTCTTTTTTTCAAACGAAAAAAAGTTTCAGCTTCGGCGTATCTTGACATCATTGCTCCGGGCATTGCTTTGGGCCATGTGTTTGGACGTATCGGTTGCTTTCTTGCGGGCTGCTGTTATGGGCGCGAACTTGATCATGCGGCTTGGTATGGGGTTGTCTTTCCGGATACAGCGTCCACAATTGCACCTCCAAATGTTCCTCTGTATCCCACACAGCTGATGGAATCTGGCGCAGAACTTCTTCTTTTTGTCTTTCTCCTTTTACTGCGAAAGCGTCAGAAGTTTTCGGGTCAGATTTTTGCCTCTTACATTGCAGTCTATTCTCTTGTGCGTTTTGTGCTGGAATATTTCCGAGGCGATCTTATTCGCGGATTTGTTTTTGGTGGTATGTTCTCAACGTCTCAGTTTTTGAGCCTTCTCTTGTTTTTCGTTTCGCTTTTCTATATTTTGTTTCACCTAAAAAGGGAGAAAAAAAGATGATATCTTTTTCGCGTTTGAAGTCACCTGTTCATGGATCTGCATTTCTTTTTCTTTTTTGTATTTTGCTTTCTTCACTGCAGCTTGCATGTTCAAAGCCGTTGGTTCAAGCTCGCGTGAGTGAAAAAATTGTTTATTTTGATGATGAAATGAAGTCCACTCCCAACGAAGCCTACTATGCTATTCGTGATAGTTTGAGCACTTTTGGTTATGGGATTGAATCTGAAGATCTTCCAAAAGGCCTTATTGTTACCACTTGGGTTCCCACAAAATCTGATTCACATTATGTTGCTCCATTTGAACACAGAGACTATGCGGTGAATGGTGCCTACCACCAACTTCGCATTTACGTTGAACCAGACGAAAATAAAGTAAAAGTAAAAATTGGTTCCAGGGTAAAAAGTCTTGTCTCAACCTTGAAATCATCAGGCTATGAAGAGAAAAGAATTCTTTCCGATCTCAAAAAACGACTTCGAAAAGGTGAGCCTGAAATTACAAACCTTGGCATTACAGAATAAAGTCCTTTTTGCTTCTGGAAAAAACAAACATGAAAACAAAAACTCGCATCACTTTTTTCCTTGCGCCGATGATCTATTTTCTTGATCAATTCACAAAAAACCTTGTGCTTCATTTTCTCACTCTTGGTGAGAGAATCAGTATCATTCCTGGTTATTTTGATCTTGTTTCTTTTCGAAATACTGGCGCTGCTTTTGGAATTTTTTCTGAAGTTGAAGATCCTTATCGTTCTCTTTTCTTTTATGGGATTGGAATTGTGGCGCTTGTGGCATTGGCCTTTTTTTATCGCTCTTTGCAAAACAATGAAAAGCTGATGCCAACTACTTTGGCGCTTATTTTGGGTGGTTTGCTTGGAAATTTTACCGATCGCATCCGGCTTGGAAGCGTTGTTGATTTTCTTTCTTTTCATTACCAAGATCACGTGGCGGATTTTTCACTGTTCGGCAAAACCTTTTTCTTTGCCTTGGAATGGCCTGCGTTTAATGTTGCCGATGCGGCCATTAGCACGGCAATGATTTTGCTTCTCATTTCGATGTGGAAAAAACCAGCCTAACGTTTTTACCTTTGGGGGACAAAGATGAGACCAATTCTTTTTGAACTTTTTGGAATGGCTGTTCCCGCATTCTTTTTTACTATTATGGTGGGATCGCTTGTTGCCATTTTTTATGCTGCGCATGAAGCCAAAAAAGAAAACTTGAGCCCGGTGATGGTGATTGATCTTGGAATTATCGCCATTCTTTCTGCGGTGCTCGGCGCGCGTATTTTTCATATTTTGGTTGAATATCCTTCCTATTATTGGGCTGATCCCATTCGCGTTTTCTATTTTTGGCAAGGTGGATTTGTTTCTATCGGTGCCTATATTGGCGCTGCCGTTGCGTGCGTTTGGTACATGAAGTTTAAAAAAGTTGTAGCCTGGCGCTACGTCGATTTGTTGGTAAAAGTTTTGCCCATTGTCATCTTTTGCGTGCGAGCAGGCTGTTTGCTGGTAGGCTGCTGTTATGGAAAGCCAACTGATTTTTGGCTTCACCTTACTTTTCACGATCCCGCTTCAACGGCATATTATTATCACCCCAATATTCCACTACACGCGACACAAATTTATTTTATGTTCAGCGCCGTTGTGCTTTTTTTCCTTTTGCACTTTGTCTACAAAAAGAAAAAATTTATGGGGCAAGTGACTTCAGTTTTTCTTATGTATTACGGAATCTCTCGCTTTTTGATCGAATTTTTACGTGGAGACGACGACAGAGGTTTGTTTAGTTTCTTTGGAGTTACTCTTTCCACGGGTCAAATTTCGATGTTATGTGCTTTTTTTGCAGGAGTTATTTTGTGGAAAGTGATGAAAAAGAAATCACTTCCTTCAAATGTGTTGTAGCTGAAGCGTGAAAGGGAAGAGGAATGCGAAAAAAAATCATGCTTGAATTATGCATAGCTCTTCTTTTGTTGCTTATTCCGTCACATCTTTTTTTTCGTCTTCGCTTTATTCCTCTTGTTCATGAGTTGTTGCCAGCTCTTGTTGCTTTTTTGTTATTTTATATTCCACTTTTCTTTTTGAAAAAAACAAAAACGCATGTTTCATTTTTTGATCCTACGCTAAAAAAGTTTTTCTCCTCAGTTCTTCTTTTTCTTCTTGTTTCAGTTCTTGTGTTTCCACTTTTTGGAATTCTGGCTCATTTTTGGATGAAAATTTTCTATCATGTTTCATCGTTTCACTTTGCTGCATTTACTGCTGAAATGTGGCAGTTGGCTTTGTTTCAAGTTGTTGTTATAGCGCTCCCAGAAGAATTTTTCTTTCGAGGCTATCTGCAAGAACGCATGAATCTTCTATTTCCTTCAAAGCCTTGGAAAATATTTGGAGTACATTTAGGAAAATCTTGGCTGCTGACAGCATTTGTATTTGCTTTGGCGCATTCTCTTATTGTTGTTCAGTGGTGGCATTTTTCCATTTTCTTCCCCGCACTTTTGTTTGGCTATCTTCGTGAAAAGACCGGCAGCATCACCGCCGCGGTGTTTTTCCATGCAGCGTGTAATGTTTTTATGGTTTGGTTTATGAGTTGTTATTCCTAGTTATGGGCAGCGGGAATAATGTCTTGATATTGACGATAAAAACGTCAAAAAAAGGCAAATGCAAATAAGGCTTTACATTTGACATGTCAAATGTAAAGCTGTCTTTATGAAAGACTTTCACCGCAATGTAGAAAAAACCATTATTGATGACCTTCAAAAGAAGTTTGTCTTTCTTTCTGGTCCGCGTCAGGTGGGGAAGACCACTCTTGCAAAGCGCATTTTAAAAGGAAAAAAGGGGAAGTATTATCTGTATGACGATGCGGATGATCGTCGCATTATTTTAGAAAAAAAATATACCTCACAAAAGTGGGTTTGTCTGGATGAATTTCACAAGTTTGCTCGTTGGAAAAATCATATTAAAGGAGTCTTTGATAAACACCATGAAACCCTTCATCTTCTTCTCACAGGAAGTGCAAGACTTGATGTGTTTCAAAAATCAGGTGACAGTCTTTTTGGACGTTATTACCCTTATCATCTGCATCCCTTTAGTTTGGGAGAGCTTCACTCGTCATCACGCCCAACAGTTCCAGAAGATTTTTTAATTGCCCACGAACCGTTGAAACATACAAGCGAACTTTTACGTTTTGGTGGATTTCCCGAACCTTTTTCTCTTCAGTCAGTGAAAGAGCACAGGCGTTGGTCGAATACGAGACGGCAACTCCTTATTCAACAAGACTTGCGAGAAATTTCTCAAATTGAACTTATTAGTCTTGTTGAACAGCTCATGCTATTACTTCCTCATCGTATTGGTTCCCTCTTTAGCCAACGCTCACTGGCAGAGAATATCCAAGTAAGTGCTCCGACTATTCAAAATTGGATGAGAGTATTTGAACAATTATTTTTAGTATTCAAAATAAAACCATACTCTCGAAATATTGTTCGTTCTCTTCACAAACAAGCAAAATATTTTCTTTATGATTGGTCGCAAATTGAAGATGCCGGCGCAAGGTTTGAAAATTTTGTTGCTAGTCATTTGTTGAAAGCGGTGCAAGTTTGGAACGATCTTGGTGAGGGAAATTTTGGGCTTCATTTCTTGCGAGATCGTAATGGACGTGAAGTAGATTTTCTTCTCACCAACGACAACAAGCCTTTTCTCCTTCTTGAAACGAAACTTGCCGAAACTCAATTTTCCGAATCCTTGCATTATTTTTCAAAGCATCTCAATGTCCCCGCGGTTCAGTTACTCCAAAAGAATAATGTGGTAAAAATGGATGGGAACTGCATGGTTATAAGCGCAAACAGATGGTTAGGTCACCTGCCTTAAGCCCGGGAGCTTGCCCCCGAGTTTTTGATCTACGAAGCCAGTTTTTTATTGAGCATGGTTTCGTTGAAAAGTGGGATTCTGAGACGTGGTTTTTTTGAACTTTGCTTTTCGTGTGCTTGTAAACTTCCCGCCAAAAACACTTTATTTCGTCCATGTTTTTTACAAATCTTATCGATAAGCTCGAAGAGTTTTTCTTCGTGCTCATTTTTTTTCGCCGAGGAAAACAGCTCTAGTTGTGATGCAGATGTTTCTTTCAGCTGAGCGAGGGTGACACCTGTGGTGCGATAGGAAACTCCTGGTGTGAAGAGAAGGCCAAAAAGTTCTTTCAGCACATGCGTGAGGTCGAGCGGATTATGTGTTGGCGAGTGAAGTTTTGCTTCAAGCGATTTCCACTCAAACTGAGCTGTTTTGAGAGAGAGAACAATTTTTTGAGCAAACAGTTTAAGCTTCCTGGCTTTTGTGCATGCCGATTCAAGATTGGCCATGGCGTGCGCGCGAACAAGATGTTCATCCGAAGAGGGAGGGGTGAATGTTCTGCTTTTTTGAATTGAAAGCTGAGGCCGAGCATTTCCCGAACTCACTATCGAAACATATTCCCCTCGAAGTTCTCTCCAGATTTCTTCACCTTTTTTCCCAAGAAGGCGCTTAATTTTTTCTTGTGGTTTTTGTACAAAGTCGAATGCCGTTTTTATTTTAGCTTTTTTTAAAAGTGCACACGACTGGAAACCCAGACCCCATACGGCTTCGATGGAAGTGCGCTTGAGTAAAAGCGCGATATGTTTTCCTTCTACCACGGTAATGCCATGAGGTTTTTTATACTTCGAGCAAAGCTTCGCCAGACCTTTCGAAAGAGAAAGACCGATGGAAACGCTGATATCAAGTTCATCTTGAATGCGTTGTTGTATGGTTTCTGCAATTTTGCGGTAACTTGCTTGATGCAGTCTTCGCATGCCGGTGAGATCGATGAAGGCTTCGTCTATTGAGTACGCTTCTACTTGTGGTGAAAAGCTGTGCAAAATACGAAGCATGCGCTGAGAGAAAAGGGTGTAATTTTCTGCGTTGGAAGGAATGAGAATGCATTCTGGGCAAAGCCTTGTGGCTTCAGAAAGGGGCATGCCTCTTTTGATGCCGAAGGCCTTGGCCTCGTAGCTCATGGCGGTGGCGATGCCTCGTTCGGCGCCAGTGATAACAGGCTTTCCTTTGAGGTCTGGATTCATGGCCTGTTCTACCGCCACAAAAAAGGCATCGGCATCAACATGGGCAATAGCTTGTGGCCAAGAAGAAAGCAGATTTCCGATGTGGTGTTTCATGGCATCCCCCGATGTGTGAAGTGTTTTCCTAATATTTTCTGACCACGGCCTTTAAGACTCCTGCAACAATCAACTCTTCCCTTGGATAAATATCGGGATATTTGGGATTGGCCGCAACCAGACGAACGTTTTTGCCTTGTTTGTAGTAATGTTTGAGCGTCCACTCTCGATCTACATTGGCCAGCACAATGGCGCCGTTGTAAGGTGAACGCGCGCGTTCAATAATCACCAAATCATCTTCTAAAATACCAGCTTGGATCATGGAATCTCCACTTACCTTTAACAAAAAAGTGGATTCGGGTTTTTCGATGAGGTATTCGTCGAGGGAGAGAGTGTCTACCAATTCCTCTTCGGCCGGAGTGGGAAAACCAGCTTGAACATAGCCCAAAAGAGGAATGC
Above is a window of Deltaproteobacteria bacterium CG11_big_fil_rev_8_21_14_0_20_42_23 DNA encoding:
- a CDS encoding peptide ABC transporter ATP-binding protein, which gives rise to MNVLEVKNLASHFFTREGVVKAVDGVSFSLGAGESLGLVGESGCGKSMLALSLLRLLDSPGKIVSGEMLLANPAGNEQVDLLKLSTSAMRAVRGRRIAMIFQEPMTSLNPVYTIGDQIIEAVSLHEHLSKREMKKKAIEMLKLVGIPAAEKRVDDYPHQLSGGMRQRVMISIALSCKPDILIADEPTTALDVTIQAQILELILELKEKLGMALILISHDLGVIAEVAERVLIMYAGKIVEEGKTSEIFDRPLHPYTQGLMNTLPERADLRHKGHLPTIPGHVPSLIHLPLGCSFQERCAYVQTDCRQQPIPDDPCHTGRLVRCLHVPGI
- a CDS encoding DNA polymerase IV, producing the protein MKHHIGNLLSSWPQAIAHVDADAFFVAVEQAMNPDLKGKPVITGAERGIATAMSYEAKAFGIKRGMPLSEATRLCPECILIPSNAENYTLFSQRMLRILHSFSPQVEAYSIDEAFIDLTGMRRLHQASYRKIAETIQQRIQDELDISVSIGLSLSKGLAKLCSKYKKPHGITVVEGKHIALLLKRTSIEAVWGLGFQSCALLKKAKIKTAFDFVQKPQEKIKRLLGKKGEEIWRELRGEYVSIVSSGNARPQLSIQKSRTFTPPSSDEHLVRAHAMANLESACTKARKLKLFAQKIVLSLKTAQFEWKSLEAKLHSPTHNPLDLTHVLKELFGLLFTPGVSYRTTGVTLAQLKETSASQLELFSSAKKNEHEEKLFELIDKICKKHGRNKVFLAGSLQAHEKQSSKKPRLRIPLFNETMLNKKLAS
- the lspA gene encoding signal peptidase II, with the translated sequence MKTKTRITFFLAPMIYFLDQFTKNLVLHFLTLGERISIIPGYFDLVSFRNTGAAFGIFSEVEDPYRSLFFYGIGIVALVALAFFYRSLQNNEKLMPTTLALILGGLLGNFTDRIRLGSVVDFLSFHYQDHVADFSLFGKTFFFALEWPAFNVADAAISTAMILLLISMWKKPA
- a CDS encoding peptide ABC transporter substrate-binding protein; its protein translation is MKPILEIKNLVKHFPVKGGIFSRSHEFVHAVDGVSFDILPGETFGLVGESGCGKSTVAQLLLRLLEPDAGSIFFDGHDISHLSHKQMKPLRREMQIIFQDPYASLNPRMMVQEILMEPFLIHKIGNRAEREKRVAELLDKVGLPESAASRYPHEFSGGQRQRIGIARAIALKPKLIVADEPVSALDVSIRGEIINLLLDLQKEEGLSYLFISHDLRLVEHISHRIAVMYLGKIVETFPAEALGTAKHPYTHALVSAVPKANPNEKKKRILLSGDVPSPLHPPSACSFHPRCKWAKEVCSQVTPVFEAYQQNQFAACHFKETIPPLSEELFKG
- the lgt gene encoding prolipoprotein diacylglyceryl transferase produces the protein MHPILFHIPFLGNFALHSYGLMIATGVFMALLWAKHDAKVRGQNPDTVVDFVFYLLFSGMIGARLHYVLVSDWESFSANPLFFFQIWKGGLSFYGGVITAFAASFLFFKRKKVSASAYLDIIAPGIALGHVFGRIGCFLAGCCYGRELDHAAWYGVVFPDTASTIAPPNVPLYPTQLMESGAELLLFVFLLLLRKRQKFSGQIFASYIAVYSLVRFVLEYFRGDLIRGFVFGGMFSTSQFLSLLLFFVSLFYILFHLKREKKR
- the lexA gene encoding repressor LexA; translated protein: MAPKVKAIDEQTLSILRRFHRMNRRMPSYSEMARILGFHSKNAAYRLAQKLIQEGFIEKDDSGRLYPKSERFGIPLLGYVQAGFPTPAEEELVDTLSLDEYLIEKPESTFLLKVSGDSMIQAGILEDDLVIIERARSPYNGAIVLANVDREWTLKHYYKQGKNVRLVAANPKYPDIYPREELIVAGVLKAVVRKY